The following proteins are co-located in the Conyzicola lurida genome:
- a CDS encoding App1 family protein has product MARSRKALADLSDASQSASAPILHFAARLEDSMHAWREKRGRKRGLKTTIIPYTGYGSPGWVRVLCRIVLTRGDVASQRAAKVRGWRSFFSIPVDDVEVTIIAGGVEQKVLADRGGVVDTRIDVQLTPGWHTITIRTDDTEAVSAPVFIIDPSAEFGIVSDVDDTVMVTALPRPLLAAWNTFVLDEHARRPVPGMAVMYERLLRANPSAPVIYLSTGAWNVAPTLTRFFERNLYPAGPLLLTDWGPTHDRWFRSGRQHKVSSLDRLAEELPGMKWLLVGDDGQHDEEIYADFAARHPTNVAAVAIRQLSPSEAVLAGGRSRAVDQGAADIPWVFAPDGAGLIEQLASDTEIVTGPRR; this is encoded by the coding sequence ATGGCCCGCTCCCGAAAAGCCCTCGCCGACCTGAGCGACGCTTCCCAGAGTGCGAGCGCGCCCATTCTGCACTTCGCCGCGAGGCTCGAAGATTCGATGCACGCCTGGCGCGAGAAGCGTGGGCGCAAGCGCGGGCTCAAGACCACGATCATCCCCTACACCGGCTACGGCTCCCCCGGCTGGGTCCGCGTCCTCTGCCGCATCGTGCTCACCCGCGGCGACGTGGCGAGCCAGCGCGCCGCCAAGGTGCGCGGCTGGCGCAGCTTCTTCAGCATCCCCGTCGACGACGTCGAGGTGACGATCATCGCGGGCGGAGTCGAACAGAAGGTCCTCGCCGACCGCGGCGGCGTGGTCGACACCCGCATCGACGTGCAGCTCACTCCGGGGTGGCACACCATCACCATTAGAACGGATGACACGGAAGCGGTCTCCGCTCCGGTATTCATCATCGACCCGTCGGCCGAGTTCGGCATCGTGTCCGACGTCGACGACACGGTGATGGTCACCGCACTCCCCCGCCCCCTGCTCGCGGCGTGGAACACCTTCGTCCTCGACGAACACGCGCGCCGCCCCGTGCCCGGCATGGCGGTCATGTACGAGCGACTGCTGCGCGCGAACCCCAGCGCGCCCGTGATCTACCTCTCCACCGGGGCCTGGAACGTGGCCCCGACCCTCACGCGTTTCTTCGAACGCAACCTCTACCCCGCCGGTCCGCTGCTGCTCACCGACTGGGGACCCACGCACGACCGCTGGTTCCGCAGCGGACGCCAGCACAAGGTGTCCAGCCTCGACCGGCTGGCCGAAGAGCTGCCCGGAATGAAGTGGCTCCTCGTCGGCGACGACGGACAGCACGACGAGGAGATCTACGCGGACTTCGCCGCGAGGCACCCGACCAATGTCGCCGCCGTCGCGATCCGTCAGCTCTCCCCGAGCGAGGCCGTGCTCGCCGGCGGCCGCAGCCGCGCCGTCGACCAGGGCGCCGCGGACATCCCGTGGGTGTTCGCCCCCGACGGAGCCGGCCTCATCGAACAGCTCGCCAGCGATACGGAGATCGTCACCGGCCCACGCCGTTGA
- a CDS encoding ABC transporter ATP-binding protein, translating to MIEFRSVSKRFDDGTLAVDDFNLVIPSRKTTVLVGSSGSGKTTLLRMINRMVDPSDGTVSIDGDDISGIEPVKLRRSIGYVMQNSGLLPHFKVIDNVATVPVLNGVPRKQARAQALELLDTVGLNRDLANRYPSQLSGGQQQRVGVARGLAANPNILLMDEPFGAVDPIVRAELQQETIRLQRDLDKTVVFVTHDIDEAFLLGDQVVILEKGARIAQIGSPTEILANPASDFVATFIGADKGKRALSIRETANGSILVDSDGRAAGVLVASSAGDESGV from the coding sequence ATGATCGAATTCCGTTCGGTGTCCAAGCGGTTCGACGATGGTACCCTCGCAGTCGATGACTTCAACCTCGTCATCCCGTCGCGCAAGACGACGGTCCTCGTCGGCTCGTCCGGCAGCGGAAAGACCACCCTGCTCCGCATGATCAACCGCATGGTCGACCCGAGCGACGGCACGGTGTCGATCGACGGCGACGACATCTCCGGTATCGAACCGGTCAAACTCCGCCGCAGCATCGGCTACGTGATGCAGAACTCGGGATTGCTCCCGCACTTCAAGGTCATCGACAACGTCGCGACCGTGCCCGTACTCAACGGCGTTCCCCGCAAGCAGGCCCGTGCGCAGGCCCTCGAGCTGCTCGACACCGTCGGCCTCAACCGCGACCTCGCGAACCGCTACCCCAGCCAGCTCTCCGGCGGCCAGCAGCAGCGCGTCGGCGTAGCCCGCGGGCTGGCGGCCAACCCGAACATCCTCCTCATGGACGAGCCCTTCGGCGCCGTCGACCCGATCGTGCGCGCCGAACTGCAGCAGGAGACCATCCGCCTGCAGCGAGACCTCGACAAGACCGTGGTCTTCGTCACGCACGACATCGACGAAGCCTTCCTGCTCGGCGACCAGGTCGTCATCCTCGAAAAAGGTGCCCGAATCGCGCAGATCGGCAGCCCGACCGAGATCCTGGCGAACCCCGCGAGCGATTTCGTCGCCACCTTCATCGGCGCCGACAAGGGCAAGCGCGCCCTGAGTATCCGCGAGACCGCCAACGGCTCCATCCTCGTCGACAGCGACGGGCGCGCGGCCGGCGTCCTCGTCGCCTCCTCAGCGGGCGACGAGTCGGGCGTCTAG
- a CDS encoding ABC transporter permease translates to MNWVWNNLDLIGRLSVEHVRLSILPILIGFVVSIPIGWVAYRFKLTRGLLLTLAGLLFTIPSLALFVILPPLLGIPFISETNLMIALTIYVVAIMARSVADALGSVDPAIRQSATAVGYGSWRRFWAVEFPLAGPVILAGLRVAAVSTISLVTVGILIGIESLGYLFTNGYQRRIIVEILAGVVMVVVIALVVDYLLVLLGRLLMPWTRKQKTVRPPLERLALMDVTRGPVA, encoded by the coding sequence ATGAACTGGGTCTGGAACAACCTCGACCTCATCGGGAGGCTCTCCGTCGAGCACGTGCGGTTGAGCATCCTCCCGATCCTGATCGGCTTCGTCGTCTCGATCCCGATCGGCTGGGTCGCCTACCGGTTCAAGCTCACGCGCGGCCTGCTGCTCACGCTCGCCGGGTTGCTCTTCACCATCCCGTCGCTCGCGCTCTTCGTCATCCTCCCGCCGCTCCTCGGCATCCCCTTCATCAGCGAGACCAACCTGATGATCGCGCTCACCATCTACGTGGTGGCGATCATGGCACGCTCGGTGGCCGACGCGCTCGGCTCGGTCGACCCGGCCATCCGCCAGTCGGCGACCGCGGTCGGCTACGGCAGCTGGCGCAGGTTCTGGGCGGTCGAGTTCCCGCTCGCCGGCCCCGTGATCCTCGCCGGCCTCCGCGTCGCCGCCGTCAGTACGATCAGCCTCGTCACCGTGGGAATCCTCATCGGCATCGAGAGCCTCGGCTACCTGTTCACCAACGGGTACCAGCGCCGCATCATCGTCGAGATCCTCGCCGGCGTCGTGATGGTCGTCGTCATCGCGCTCGTCGTGGACTACCTGCTCGTGCTGCTCGGCCGGCTGTTGATGCCGTGGACGCGCAAGCAGAAGACGGTACGCCCGCCTCTCGAACGACTCGCCCTGATGGACGTCACGAGGGGACCGGTCGCATGA
- a CDS encoding ABC transporter permease, whose product MNLFAEAIAWLTDPDQYAGPSAIPIRIGEHLFYTFLSVLIAAVIAIPLGYFIGHTGKGREIAIGISGAARALPSFGLILLLVLLIGVTQKPLAAFIAFVLLGIPSILAGAYSGLEAIDRRVIDSARAVGMTEWQILWKVEIPLGLPLLIGGIRSAALQIVATVTLAAYIGLGGLGLYIIKGLALRQFDQMLGAALVVVALALIIDGLFALLQRIIVPRGVAAGRTSDTRTRSTRPRAGAEISANQ is encoded by the coding sequence ATGAACCTCTTCGCAGAAGCCATCGCCTGGCTCACCGATCCCGACCAGTACGCGGGTCCGTCCGCGATCCCGATCCGCATCGGCGAGCACCTCTTCTACACGTTCCTGTCGGTGCTGATCGCGGCCGTCATCGCCATCCCGCTCGGCTACTTCATCGGGCACACGGGAAAGGGCCGGGAGATCGCCATCGGCATCTCGGGCGCAGCCCGCGCGCTCCCGTCGTTCGGACTCATCCTGCTGCTCGTGCTGCTCATCGGTGTGACGCAGAAGCCGCTCGCCGCATTCATCGCGTTCGTCCTGCTCGGTATCCCGTCCATCCTGGCCGGCGCCTACAGCGGGCTCGAAGCGATCGACCGACGCGTGATCGACTCGGCCCGCGCGGTCGGCATGACCGAGTGGCAGATCCTCTGGAAGGTGGAGATCCCGCTCGGGCTTCCCCTCCTCATCGGCGGCATCCGCTCGGCGGCGCTGCAGATCGTGGCCACGGTCACCCTCGCCGCCTACATCGGGCTCGGCGGACTCGGGCTCTACATCATCAAGGGCCTGGCACTGCGCCAATTCGACCAGATGCTCGGCGCGGCCCTCGTGGTCGTCGCCCTCGCACTGATCATCGACGGCCTCTTCGCGCTGCTCCAGCGCATCATCGTGCCGCGCGGCGTCGCCGCCGGCCGAACCTCGGACACCCGCACACGGTCAACCCGGCCGCGAGCGGGAGCGGAAATCTCCGCGAACCAGTAA
- a CDS encoding VTT domain-containing protein, translating to MNDILTWILDVVQSVDPVVRTLIAGVGILFETSILIGLIVPGDTIVIVAATGVETPLQFVALFVAVLLGAIAGESIGFALGRYFGPRIRASRLGARIGEHNWVRAENYLRKRGGIAVFISRFLPVLHSLIPLTVGMSTMPYRRFMKWTIPACVIWSLAYISVGALAAGSYRELSDRLHYAGYVFVGIFVVFALVVLVVKKVLARVEARHMDHPTEHGRIEDPLA from the coding sequence GTGAACGACATTCTGACGTGGATACTCGACGTTGTGCAGTCCGTCGATCCGGTCGTCCGCACCCTGATCGCGGGGGTCGGGATCCTGTTCGAGACCAGCATCCTCATCGGCCTCATCGTGCCGGGCGACACCATCGTGATCGTCGCGGCCACGGGCGTCGAGACCCCGCTGCAGTTCGTCGCGCTCTTCGTCGCCGTGCTGCTGGGCGCGATAGCCGGCGAGAGCATCGGGTTCGCCCTCGGGCGCTACTTCGGCCCGCGCATCCGCGCGTCACGGCTCGGAGCGCGCATCGGCGAGCACAACTGGGTGCGGGCGGAGAACTACCTGCGCAAACGCGGCGGCATCGCCGTCTTCATCTCGCGGTTCCTGCCCGTGCTGCACTCCCTCATCCCCCTCACCGTCGGCATGAGCACCATGCCGTACCGCCGGTTTATGAAGTGGACGATCCCCGCCTGCGTCATCTGGTCGCTGGCCTACATCTCGGTGGGCGCGCTGGCCGCCGGCAGCTACCGGGAACTCTCCGACCGGCTGCACTACGCCGGCTACGTCTTCGTCGGCATCTTCGTCGTGTTCGCCCTGGTCGTGCTCGTGGTGAAGAAGGTGCTGGCCCGGGTCGAGGCGCGGCACATGGACCATCCCACCGAGCACGGGCGGATCGAAGACCCGCTGGCCTGA
- a CDS encoding TetR/AcrR family transcriptional regulator: MSTPSVIDATTAGQVSLRNEPVQARSTARLAALMDAAAAVVDEIGYERLTTAMVAERAGASIGTVYRYFPDRIAVLQALGARNLERAMAKITAEIVDEKHIDWMSALSASMGVLVESFRDEPGFRSLRVGDVIDLRPAPNEQPFKSVLAAALLDGLVSRFGVPDNDEVRFAFETSIEISDALAARAFARNPQGDMTFLEAGRDIVGSLLAPHFGAPETV; encoded by the coding sequence GTGTCTACACCATCCGTCATTGACGCCACGACCGCGGGACAGGTTTCACTGCGAAACGAGCCGGTTCAGGCGCGGAGTACCGCCCGTCTCGCCGCTCTGATGGACGCTGCCGCCGCCGTCGTCGACGAGATCGGCTACGAACGACTCACCACCGCCATGGTCGCCGAGCGTGCCGGTGCATCCATCGGCACCGTGTACCGATACTTCCCCGACCGCATCGCGGTTCTGCAGGCACTCGGAGCGCGCAACCTCGAACGCGCCATGGCCAAGATCACCGCCGAGATCGTCGACGAGAAGCACATCGACTGGATGTCGGCGCTGTCCGCGTCGATGGGTGTCCTGGTGGAGTCCTTCCGTGACGAGCCCGGTTTCCGCTCCCTGCGAGTCGGTGACGTCATCGACCTGCGTCCGGCCCCCAACGAGCAGCCCTTCAAGTCGGTGCTCGCCGCCGCCCTGCTCGACGGACTCGTCTCGCGTTTCGGCGTTCCCGACAACGACGAGGTTCGGTTCGCCTTCGAGACGTCCATCGAGATCTCCGACGCCCTCGCCGCCCGCGCATTCGCCCGCAACCCGCAGGGCGACATGACGTTCCTCGAGGCCGGCCGCGACATCGTCGGTTCGCTCCTCGCCCCGCACTTCGGCGCTCCCGAGACCGTCTAG
- a CDS encoding ABC transporter substrate-binding protein, with the protein MHVTARPRILAGALAIGLVALLSGCGSTDPDPLDTGDGAEITIGAQATTENRILAQIYGQVLAAHGYSVDYNEGVGDRASFVAALQSGSIDLIPDSSGALLYGADPDAFERSQKEILDALPDALEESGLHVLAAAPADNAEAFVVTAEYSDDHQVTSIGDLAYHADSITIGANADFDSQRYGSAGLLSVYGISGFETKAIDDGGGTATVGDLLTGVVQVGVIPSTSPSIALNQLVVLRDPKSIIAVQNIIPLVNDTAYRADVQRLLDPVSALITTDELRDLNEKAAGGDNPSPERVAATWLTENDLLDD; encoded by the coding sequence ATGCACGTCACAGCGAGACCCCGGATTCTGGCCGGAGCCCTCGCAATCGGACTGGTCGCACTGCTCTCGGGCTGCGGATCCACGGATCCCGATCCGCTCGACACCGGCGACGGCGCCGAGATCACGATCGGCGCGCAGGCCACCACCGAGAACCGCATCCTCGCCCAGATCTACGGCCAGGTACTCGCGGCTCACGGCTACTCCGTCGACTACAACGAGGGCGTGGGCGACCGCGCGTCGTTTGTCGCCGCGCTGCAGTCCGGCAGCATCGACCTCATCCCCGACAGCTCGGGTGCGCTGCTCTACGGCGCCGACCCCGACGCGTTCGAACGGTCCCAGAAAGAGATCCTCGACGCCCTGCCCGACGCTCTCGAGGAGAGCGGACTTCACGTGCTCGCGGCGGCCCCCGCCGACAACGCCGAGGCCTTCGTCGTGACGGCCGAATACTCCGACGACCATCAGGTCACCAGCATCGGCGACCTCGCCTACCACGCCGACTCGATCACGATCGGGGCCAACGCCGACTTCGACAGCCAGCGCTACGGCAGCGCCGGGCTGCTGTCGGTCTACGGCATCAGCGGCTTCGAGACCAAGGCGATCGACGACGGGGGAGGCACGGCGACCGTCGGCGACCTGCTCACCGGCGTCGTGCAGGTCGGCGTCATCCCGTCGACGTCGCCGTCGATCGCGCTGAACCAGCTCGTCGTGCTGCGCGACCCGAAGAGCATCATCGCGGTGCAGAACATCATCCCGCTCGTCAACGACACGGCCTACCGCGCCGACGTGCAGCGGTTGCTCGACCCCGTCTCCGCGCTCATCACCACCGACGAGCTGCGCGACCTCAACGAGAAGGCCGCGGGCGGAGACAACCCGTCGCCCGAACGCGTCGCCGCGACCTGGCTGACCGAGAACGACCTGCTCGACGACTGA
- a CDS encoding ABC transporter substrate-binding protein, with amino-acid sequence MFTARNKGWLAAGVVMVGASLALSGCASSDPLDTDTGSDTADSDTIVIGSQAYYSNEIIAEIYAQALENADFTVERQFNIGQRDAYLPELEAGSVNLFPEYTGNLLQYYVPDTEATASDDVYAALADALPEGLTVLDQSPATDQDSYNVTSDFAEANDLTTIADLANVTDPLILGGNAELEERPYGPSGLASTYNVNVSFTATGDTTVEDLLAGTVNIANVYSADPRIQTDNLVTLEDPEGLFLASNVVPLVSADVADEIADVINAVSAKLTPEGLVALNVESTVDQESSDVIAEKWLTDNDLL; translated from the coding sequence ATGTTCACAGCAAGGAACAAGGGCTGGCTCGCCGCAGGCGTAGTCATGGTCGGGGCGTCATTGGCCCTCTCAGGGTGCGCATCGAGTGATCCCCTGGACACGGACACCGGATCGGACACCGCCGATTCCGACACCATCGTGATCGGCTCGCAGGCGTACTACTCCAACGAGATCATCGCCGAGATCTACGCGCAGGCCCTCGAGAACGCCGACTTCACCGTCGAGCGCCAGTTCAACATCGGACAGCGCGACGCCTACCTGCCCGAGCTCGAAGCCGGCAGCGTCAACCTATTCCCCGAGTACACCGGAAACCTCCTCCAGTACTACGTGCCCGACACCGAGGCCACCGCCTCCGACGACGTGTACGCGGCCCTCGCCGACGCACTGCCCGAGGGCCTCACGGTTCTCGACCAGTCGCCGGCCACCGACCAGGACTCGTACAACGTCACGAGCGACTTCGCCGAGGCCAACGACCTCACCACGATCGCCGACCTCGCGAACGTCACCGACCCGCTGATCCTCGGCGGCAACGCCGAGCTCGAGGAGCGCCCCTACGGCCCCTCCGGTCTCGCGTCGACCTACAACGTGAACGTCTCGTTCACGGCGACCGGCGACACCACCGTCGAAGACCTCCTCGCCGGTACCGTCAACATCGCGAACGTCTACAGCGCCGACCCGCGCATCCAGACCGACAACCTCGTCACGCTCGAAGACCCCGAGGGCCTGTTCCTCGCGTCCAACGTCGTGCCGCTCGTGAGCGCCGACGTGGCCGACGAGATCGCCGACGTCATCAACGCGGTCAGCGCCAAGCTCACCCCCGAGGGACTCGTCGCTCTGAACGTCGAGAGCACCGTCGACCAGGAGTCGTCGGACGTCATCGCCGAGAAGTGGCTGACGGACAACGACCTCCTCTAG
- the cydD gene encoding thiol reductant ABC exporter subunit CydD — MSAGPIDPRLLRYASASRWFLVAGAAVGFLQTASIVASAWFATALIVGLIDGRSVAELMPELWAFVGVILARAVLIWALDVLAVRGAARVKSQLRVRVVGALTKLGPAWLAERNSARITTVVSQGLDALDGYFAKYLPQLILTAIATPLLLLVLLTQDVATGVVIIITLPLIPLFMVLIGWATQAVQKQQWAALTKLASSFLDVVDGLSTLTIFGRQHRQVERIDAVTEDYRARTIAVLRVSFISGFVLELAGSLSVAIVAVSIGLRLVDGTLGLTVGLFVLLLTPEAYLPLRQVGAQFHAAADGVAAADEVFEILDAAGGAGPAASVDAPMPVSAGGALAVAGLGVAYGDRTVIDDLSVGFEPGVLTAIAGPSGAGKSSLIAAVLGFVPSTGLVTYGGRVLEPGAARALVAWAGQRPGLMAGTVAENVALGAAEPDERTLRTAMRLAAAELIDPRQVLGVNGAGLSGGQAQRVALARAFYRALDRSCPVLILDEPSSALDAATEGELVNGLREFVERGVAVVVVSHRTALLDAADSVIELRPRVAVAS, encoded by the coding sequence ATGAGCGCGGGCCCCATCGATCCGCGGTTGCTACGGTACGCATCCGCCTCACGGTGGTTCCTCGTCGCCGGGGCGGCCGTCGGGTTCCTCCAGACGGCGAGCATCGTGGCGTCGGCCTGGTTCGCCACGGCGCTCATCGTCGGACTGATCGACGGGCGCTCGGTCGCCGAGCTGATGCCCGAGCTGTGGGCGTTCGTCGGCGTGATCCTCGCACGCGCGGTGTTGATCTGGGCGCTGGACGTGCTCGCTGTGCGCGGCGCGGCCCGGGTGAAGAGCCAGCTGCGCGTGCGGGTCGTCGGCGCGCTGACGAAGCTCGGACCGGCCTGGCTCGCCGAGCGTAATTCCGCCCGCATCACGACCGTGGTCTCGCAGGGTCTCGACGCCCTCGACGGCTACTTCGCCAAGTACCTGCCGCAGCTCATCCTGACCGCGATCGCCACGCCGCTGTTGCTCCTGGTCTTGCTGACGCAGGATGTCGCGACCGGCGTCGTCATCATCATCACCCTGCCGCTCATCCCGCTGTTCATGGTGCTCATCGGCTGGGCGACCCAGGCCGTGCAGAAGCAGCAGTGGGCGGCCCTGACCAAACTCGCGTCCAGCTTCCTCGACGTGGTGGACGGCCTGTCGACGCTCACGATCTTCGGCCGCCAGCACCGCCAAGTGGAGCGCATCGACGCCGTCACCGAGGACTACCGCGCCCGCACCATCGCCGTACTGCGTGTCTCCTTCATCTCGGGTTTTGTGCTCGAGCTCGCGGGCAGCCTCTCGGTGGCGATCGTCGCGGTGTCGATCGGGCTGCGGCTCGTCGACGGCACGCTCGGCCTCACGGTCGGGCTCTTCGTGCTGTTGCTCACGCCCGAGGCGTATCTTCCGCTGCGGCAGGTGGGGGCGCAGTTCCACGCCGCCGCCGACGGTGTGGCCGCGGCCGACGAGGTGTTCGAGATCCTCGACGCGGCGGGCGGGGCCGGGCCGGCGGCATCCGTCGACGCTCCTATGCCTGTCAGCGCGGGCGGCGCCCTCGCTGTCGCCGGACTCGGCGTCGCGTACGGCGACCGCACCGTGATCGACGACCTCAGCGTCGGGTTCGAGCCGGGCGTGCTCACCGCGATCGCCGGCCCGAGCGGTGCCGGAAAGTCGAGTCTCATCGCCGCCGTCCTCGGCTTCGTTCCGTCCACCGGCCTCGTTACCTACGGCGGCCGGGTGCTCGAGCCGGGAGCCGCGCGCGCGCTCGTGGCGTGGGCCGGGCAGCGACCGGGGCTCATGGCGGGGACCGTGGCCGAGAACGTCGCGCTCGGCGCGGCCGAGCCCGACGAGCGGACGTTGCGCACGGCCATGCGGCTCGCGGCCGCCGAACTCATCGACCCGCGCCAGGTGCTCGGCGTCAACGGCGCCGGGCTGTCGGGCGGACAGGCGCAACGCGTCGCGCTCGCCCGCGCCTTCTACCGCGCGCTCGACCGGTCGTGCCCCGTGCTGATCCTCGACGAGCCCAGCTCGGCGCTCGACGCGGCGACCGAGGGCGAACTGGTCAACGGACTGCGCGAGTTCGTCGAGCGGGGCGTCGCCGTCGTGGTCGTCAGCCACCGCACGGCGCTGCTCGACGCCGCCGACAGCGTCATCGAATTGCGGCCGCGAGTGGCGGTGGCCTCGTGA
- the cydB gene encoding cytochrome d ubiquinol oxidase subunit II: MDLPYIWFLIVGFFFIGYFVLDGFDFGVGMSLPFLGKDNTDRRVLINTIGPVWDMNETWLIVAGAAMFAAFPEWYASMFSGFYLILLLILITLILRGVSFEYRHQNKGLAWTDKFDWMIVIGSAVPAFLWGVAFANLIQGVAMDADHNYIGGFFALLNPYALLGGLTTLTLFFTHGVIFVSLKTTDDMRLRAQALARRAGAVTILVAASFLGWTVLQHLDVAHAWLIMTLAVLAAVSLIAAWLFNAVGREGKAFAAMAVTIVLAVATILAALFPNVMPASNVPANGLTIESASSTPYTLNLMTWLAAIALPLILAYQAWTYWVFRKRITRSTIAASSH; encoded by the coding sequence ATGGACCTTCCCTACATCTGGTTTCTGATCGTCGGTTTCTTCTTCATCGGCTACTTCGTGCTCGACGGCTTCGACTTCGGCGTCGGAATGAGCCTGCCGTTCCTCGGCAAGGACAACACGGACCGGCGGGTGCTGATCAACACCATCGGGCCCGTCTGGGACATGAACGAGACCTGGCTGATCGTGGCCGGTGCCGCGATGTTCGCGGCTTTCCCCGAGTGGTACGCGAGCATGTTCAGCGGCTTCTACCTGATCCTGCTGCTGATCCTCATCACCCTGATCCTGCGCGGCGTCTCGTTCGAGTACCGGCACCAGAACAAGGGGCTCGCCTGGACCGACAAGTTCGACTGGATGATCGTCATCGGCTCCGCCGTGCCCGCGTTCCTCTGGGGCGTCGCGTTCGCGAACCTGATCCAGGGCGTCGCGATGGACGCCGACCACAACTACATCGGCGGCTTCTTCGCGTTGCTCAACCCGTACGCGCTGCTCGGCGGCCTCACCACGCTCACGCTGTTCTTCACCCACGGGGTGATCTTCGTGTCGCTCAAGACCACCGACGACATGCGGCTGCGCGCTCAGGCGCTCGCCCGTCGGGCGGGGGCGGTGACGATCCTCGTCGCGGCATCCTTCCTCGGTTGGACGGTGCTGCAGCACCTCGACGTCGCGCACGCCTGGCTCATCATGACTCTCGCCGTGCTGGCGGCGGTCAGCCTGATCGCGGCCTGGCTGTTCAACGCCGTCGGACGCGAGGGCAAGGCGTTCGCCGCCATGGCCGTGACCATCGTGCTCGCGGTCGCGACGATCCTCGCCGCGCTGTTCCCGAACGTCATGCCCGCCAGCAACGTCCCGGCGAACGGCCTGACCATCGAGAGCGCGTCGAGCACGCCGTACACGCTGAACCTGATGACCTGGCTCGCAGCCATCGCCCTGCCGCTGATCCTCGCCTACCAGGCGTGGACGTACTGGGTCTTCCGCAAGCGCATCACCCGCTCGACGATCGCCGCCTCGAGCCACTGA
- a CDS encoding cytochrome ubiquinol oxidase subunit I, producing the protein MGEILDPLLLSRWQFGLTTLYHFLFIPLTIGMVLLVATLQTAWVRTAKLKYLHLTRLFGKIFLINFAMGVVTGIVQEFQFGMNWSDYSRFVGDVFGAPLAMEGLLAFFFEATFIGLWIFGWDKLPPKIHLATIWATALGSVLSAYFILAANAFMQNPVGYELNAEKGRAELTDIVAVLTNPVAVWQFPHTIFASIMFAAAVMVATAAYHLSRKQHVDTMRTALKFGSFASVFGFGGAALSGDQLGLVMVETQPMKMAAAEALYKTTEAASFSIFSWGTPDGAHEIFSIRIPYLLSFLSTHTFTGEVEGINDLQAQYVQEYGPGDYSPIIWVTYWGFRYMIGLGGIAALISLVGLWLTRKGKEPKPWAWKIAIWSAPLPLAASLAGWIFTEMGRQPWIVFGLMKTEDGVSPNVTGLTVLISLIAFTIVYGALAVVEFKLIKKAAITGPDEWENHDDPENIDHAKLATVY; encoded by the coding sequence GTGGGGGAGATTCTCGACCCGCTTCTGCTTTCTCGGTGGCAGTTCGGTCTCACGACCCTCTACCACTTCCTCTTTATTCCCCTGACGATCGGTATGGTGCTGCTCGTCGCGACCCTGCAGACCGCCTGGGTCCGCACCGCCAAGCTCAAGTACCTGCACCTGACCCGTCTGTTCGGCAAGATCTTCCTCATCAACTTCGCGATGGGCGTCGTCACCGGCATCGTGCAGGAGTTCCAGTTCGGTATGAACTGGTCGGACTACTCGCGTTTCGTCGGCGACGTCTTCGGCGCCCCGCTCGCCATGGAGGGTCTGCTCGCCTTCTTCTTCGAGGCCACCTTCATCGGGCTCTGGATCTTCGGCTGGGACAAGCTGCCCCCGAAAATCCACCTCGCCACCATCTGGGCCACGGCGCTCGGCAGCGTGCTCTCGGCGTACTTCATCCTCGCCGCCAACGCGTTTATGCAGAACCCCGTGGGCTACGAGCTCAACGCCGAGAAGGGCCGCGCCGAGCTCACCGACATCGTCGCCGTGCTCACCAACCCGGTGGCCGTCTGGCAGTTCCCGCACACGATCTTCGCATCGATCATGTTCGCCGCCGCCGTCATGGTCGCAACCGCGGCGTACCACCTGTCGCGCAAGCAGCACGTCGACACGATGCGGACCGCGCTCAAGTTCGGCTCCTTCGCCAGCGTCTTCGGCTTCGGCGGCGCCGCGCTCAGCGGCGACCAGCTCGGCCTCGTGATGGTCGAGACCCAGCCGATGAAAATGGCGGCCGCTGAGGCTCTGTACAAGACCACGGAGGCCGCGAGCTTCTCGATCTTCTCCTGGGGTACCCCCGACGGAGCGCACGAGATCTTCTCGATCCGCATCCCGTATCTGCTGTCGTTCCTCTCCACCCACACGTTCACCGGCGAGGTCGAGGGCATCAACGACCTGCAGGCGCAGTACGTGCAGGAGTACGGACCCGGCGACTACTCGCCGATCATCTGGGTCACCTACTGGGGCTTCCGCTACATGATCGGTCTGGGCGGCATCGCGGCGCTCATCTCGCTGGTCGGACTCTGGCTCACCCGCAAGGGCAAGGAGCCGAAGCCGTGGGCGTGGAAGATCGCCATCTGGTCCGCGCCACTGCCGCTCGCGGCATCCTTGGCCGGCTGGATCTTCACCGAGATGGGCCGCCAGCCCTGGATCGTGTTCGGGTTGATGAAGACCGAGGATGGCGTCTCGCCGAACGTCACGGGACTCACGGTGCTGATCTCGCTCATCGCCTTCACGATCGTCTACGGGGCCCTCGCGGTGGTCGAGTTCAAGCTCATCAAGAAGGCCGCCATCACCGGGCCCGACGAGTGGGAGAACCACGACGACCCCGAGAACATCGACCATGCCAAACTCGCGACCGTCTACTAA